GGAGAAGTGAGACGCTTCAAAGGTCGACTCTATTTTGTGGACAAAATACCAGATGTTACCGCATGGTCTGATTCGTTACCTTTCCAACAACGACTGGCGTTACCTGAGAAACTGGGTCATATTCAACTTATTAATAAATGTGTAGGAACATCGCTGTCGCTGCGTTTACCTAGAGAAAATGAACGAGTATGGGTTCATTTTAATCCACAAGGTTTGACCGCTCATCCTGTTGAGCGAGTACATAGTAGAAAGTTGAAAAAACTGTTTCAAGAATATGGAATGCCAAGTTGGTTACGTACGCGAACACCTATTATTATGTATGGTGATCAGCTCGCTATGGTTGCAGATCTTTTTGTGTGCAAAGAATTTCACGGTGATGATTGTGAAATTCTATGGGATAAAGTATAAGAGTGTAAGCTCAATAATTAGAATATATAAATTAAAGGAAGCGTTATGAATAAGTTAGTAACTGGATTAGTAATGGGTACGGTGTTGTTTAGTGGGTCTGTGTTAGCTGGTGACCCAGTGGCAGGAAAAGCGAAATCAATGGTATGTGGGGCTTGCCACGGTGTTGCAGGTATATCTGCCATTGACGGCTATCCAAACCTAGCTGGTCAAAATGAAAAGTATATTATTTCTTCAATTAAAGCTTATCGTAGCAAAGAACGAAATGGCGGTAATGCAGCAATTATGCAACCACAAGCCGGAATACTTAGCGATCAAGATATCGAAAACTTGGCGGCATATTACTCGCAAATGAAGTAAGCTTGTTAGATTGTCAGTATTGGTTATTTCGTTGATTTCAATAGTAATGCTGTCATAGATGTAAGTAGGATTAAGGGACTAATATGAAAAAAATTGAGGCAATCATCAAGCCGTTTAAATTGGATGATGTTCGTGAAGCGCTAGCAGAAGTTGGTATTACAGGTATGACAGTATCTGAGGTCAAGGGTTTTGGCCGTCAGAAAGGCCATACAGAATTGTACAGAGGCGCTGAATATGTGGTTGATTTTCTGCCAAAAGTGAAACTTGAAATCGTTGTTACTAGCGATGTCGTTGATCAATGCATAGATACGATAATTGAAACAGCTCAAACGGGTAAAATCGGAGACGGTAAGATATTCGTTACGAATGTTGATCGTGTGGTACGAATTCGTACTGGCGAAGAA
This portion of the Vibrio sp. VB16 genome encodes:
- a CDS encoding c-type cytochrome; its protein translation is MNKLVTGLVMGTVLFSGSVLAGDPVAGKAKSMVCGACHGVAGISAIDGYPNLAGQNEKYIISSIKAYRSKERNGGNAAIMQPQAGILSDQDIENLAAYYSQMK
- the glnB gene encoding nitrogen regulatory protein P-II, with the translated sequence MKKIEAIIKPFKLDDVREALAEVGITGMTVSEVKGFGRQKGHTELYRGAEYVVDFLPKVKLEIVVTSDVVDQCIDTIIETAQTGKIGDGKIFVTNVDRVVRIRTGEEDEDAI